One Tolypothrix bouteillei VB521301 DNA window includes the following coding sequences:
- a CDS encoding DUF4291 domain-containing protein, translating into MQQQILAAYDKEGIFVYQAFKPSIADEALLQGTFGKGFNLDRMTWIKPSFGWMLYRSGYATKHRQERILKIKLSHEGFQTILAQGIPTSCDRKIFASEQEWRRALDNSEVRYQWDPDRNLLLHRLERRALQIGIRGTIVQKYVNNWILALEDVTQLAHDIKLAVETKQQQMPAVPQEDLYEVNLEIQKTLGIG; encoded by the coding sequence ATGCAACAACAAATCCTCGCTGCTTATGATAAAGAAGGTATTTTCGTTTATCAAGCTTTTAAACCCTCCATAGCTGACGAGGCTTTACTACAAGGTACTTTTGGTAAAGGCTTTAATTTAGATAGGATGACGTGGATTAAGCCATCTTTCGGTTGGATGTTGTATCGTTCTGGCTATGCAACCAAACACAGACAAGAACGAATTTTGAAGATAAAACTCAGCCATGAAGGTTTTCAGACAATTCTTGCTCAAGGAATACCTACAAGCTGCGATCGCAAAATCTTTGCATCTGAACAAGAGTGGAGACGCGCATTAGACAATTCAGAAGTACGATATCAATGGGACCCCGACCGGAATTTATTACTCCACCGACTCGAACGCCGTGCGCTACAGATAGGAATTCGTGGCACCATAGTACAGAAATACGTCAATAATTGGATTTTAGCACTAGAGGATGTGACCCAATTAGCTCATGATATAAAACTCGCTGTGGAAACAAAGCAGCAACAAATGCCAGCAGTTCCTCAAGAAGATCTCTATGAGGTGAATTTAGAGATTCAAAAAACTTTAGGTATTGGCTAA
- a CDS encoding NAD-dependent epimerase/dehydratase family protein, whose product MRVFITGGSGFVGRNLIAALVQRGIEVRSLVKWEAEIEMIKSCGAIPIFGDINDPQVLKSGMTGCTVVFHVAAKVDDWGAFEDFQEVNVRGTEQIIAVAKETGVSRLIYVSTDAVLIDGKEIVNADETQRLPEKPLGFYAQTKAIAETKVIAANSDELTTVVVRPRFVWGKGDTTLLARFIKAIHNKEFAWISEGRYLTSTCHVKNLCEGLILASEKGKGGEIYFITDGAPVEFRSFLTELLQTQGVEPGTYSLPRWLVWSWAWILEKAWTLLKLEGLPPITRTALSLIGSEVTVNDTKARRELGYIPVISRQEGLLEMELTNPLTKELGLTHVQ is encoded by the coding sequence ATGCGTGTTTTTATTACAGGTGGATCGGGATTTGTTGGTCGCAACTTGATAGCAGCTCTTGTACAACGAGGAATTGAAGTGCGATCGCTGGTTAAATGGGAGGCTGAAATTGAGATGATTAAATCTTGTGGGGCTATCCCAATCTTTGGTGACATCAACGATCCGCAAGTGTTAAAGTCCGGGATGACAGGATGTACAGTTGTCTTTCACGTAGCTGCAAAGGTAGACGATTGGGGAGCTTTCGAGGATTTCCAAGAAGTTAATGTCCGTGGAACAGAACAAATTATTGCCGTTGCAAAAGAAACAGGTGTCTCGCGTCTTATATACGTAAGTACCGATGCGGTCTTGATAGATGGAAAAGAGATTGTAAATGCTGATGAAACTCAACGCCTTCCAGAAAAGCCCTTAGGTTTTTATGCACAGACTAAAGCGATCGCAGAAACCAAAGTTATTGCAGCCAACTCTGATGAACTCACAACAGTTGTAGTGCGTCCGCGTTTTGTGTGGGGAAAAGGAGACACCACGTTGTTAGCGCGGTTTATTAAAGCCATCCACAATAAAGAATTTGCCTGGATTTCCGAAGGTCGATATTTAACTTCTACCTGTCATGTCAAAAATTTGTGTGAAGGCTTGATTCTCGCGTCAGAAAAAGGAAAGGGAGGTGAAATTTATTTCATCACTGATGGTGCGCCTGTCGAATTCCGCAGCTTTCTTACAGAGTTATTACAGACTCAAGGAGTTGAACCAGGGACGTACAGTCTACCACGGTGGTTAGTTTGGTCATGGGCGTGGATTTTAGAGAAAGCGTGGACTTTATTAAAACTTGAGGGTTTACCTCCCATCACCCGAACAGCTTTGTCTTTAATAGGGTCTGAAGTAACGGTAAACGATACCAAAGCCCGACGCGAACTCGGTTATATACCAGTCATTTCACGACAAGAAGGATTGTTAGAGATGGAATTAACCAACCCGCTAACAAAGGAACTGGGTTTGACGCACGTTCAATAA
- a CDS encoding PIN domain-containing protein translates to MLQVLLDADVALEWILNRSPIVEEVEIIWYLINSHVIECYMTKIGIGKIHLVLSEFNGAKAKDFISYLEGIVKICPVDSKVLQESRKSRLDFETAVEVECAKQKQYYYITQKSRDSIAPYYDNVPQLGELWDLLGREFASKMNEVLHQKKINLISMWAAKQGLGELVKWNPTID, encoded by the coding sequence ATGCTACAGGTTTTACTTGATGCGGATGTTGCTTTAGAGTGGATACTCAATCGCAGCCCTATTGTTGAAGAAGTGGAAATTATTTGGTATTTAATCAACAGTCATGTAATTGAATGCTACATGACAAAAATCGGTATAGGTAAAATTCATCTTGTCCTGAGTGAATTTAACGGAGCTAAAGCCAAAGATTTTATTTCTTATTTAGAAGGAATCGTAAAAATCTGTCCTGTCGATTCCAAAGTTTTGCAAGAATCGCGCAAATCACGACTGGATTTTGAAACGGCTGTAGAAGTAGAATGCGCCAAGCAAAAGCAGTATTACTACATAACTCAAAAATCTCGCGATTCCATCGCTCCGTATTATGATAATGTCCCCCAGTTAGGAGAACTGTGGGATTTGCTCGGACGCGAGTTTGCAAGCAAGATGAATGAAGTTCTGCATCAGAAAAAAATCAATTTAATTTCCATGTGGGCTGCAAAGCAAGGCTTGGGAGAACTTGTCAAATGGAACCCAACCATTGACTAG
- a CDS encoding glutathione S-transferase family protein, whose amino-acid sequence MTDITIYSAVVCPFAHRTRLALLEKGIEFNLVEIDLQNKPADFTDVSPYGKVPAIKHGNERVWESAIINEYLEETFPEPPLLPKEPILRAQARIWIDFANTRFVPAYSSLLRSPNLEQQQAAAEELRNHLQFIENEAFAKLSKDGPYWFGESISLVDLTYFPWFERWVALKEYRGFQIPSELTRLRQWKHALKERDSVKAIANSKEFYLQRYAKFAPLAAAAN is encoded by the coding sequence ATGACAGACATTACAATTTACAGCGCAGTTGTTTGTCCTTTTGCCCACCGTACACGTCTTGCATTATTGGAAAAAGGCATTGAATTTAATCTAGTTGAAATTGATTTGCAGAACAAGCCCGCAGATTTTACAGATGTCTCTCCTTATGGAAAAGTCCCTGCTATTAAACATGGAAACGAGCGAGTTTGGGAATCAGCAATTATTAATGAATATTTGGAAGAAACATTTCCAGAACCACCACTGCTACCAAAAGAACCAATCCTAAGAGCACAAGCACGAATTTGGATTGATTTTGCCAACACTCGATTTGTTCCTGCTTATTCGAGTTTGCTGCGTTCTCCTAACCTCGAACAGCAACAAGCCGCTGCTGAAGAATTACGCAATCACTTGCAATTTATAGAAAATGAAGCCTTTGCAAAGCTGTCAAAGGATGGACCTTATTGGTTTGGTGAATCTATTAGTCTTGTTGATTTAACTTATTTTCCCTGGTTTGAACGCTGGGTTGCTCTTAAGGAATATCGAGGCTTTCAGATACCATCTGAATTGACTCGCTTGCGACAATGGAAGCATGCTCTTAAAGAACGGGATTCTGTGAAAGCGATCGCAAATTCCAAAGAATTTTACTTGCAACGGTATGCCAAATTCGCACCTTTAGCAGCAGCAGCTAATTAA
- a CDS encoding AAA family ATPase: MEKGLQKTGTGMILGKFMPPHLGHQYLVDFARNYVDRLTVLVCSIQSEPIPGDLRYCWMREMFPNVEVVHVTDENPQEPKEHPNFWQIWYDTIRNVLPTGPDYVFASEDYGWKLAEILGATYIPVDHPRSTVNISGTKVRQDPLRYWNYIPPCVRPYFVRRICIFGPESTGKSTLAQNLASHYNTVCVSEYARGLLDFKGGWCDFEDIPKIARGQMASEDALARQANGLLVCDTDLITTTIWSDVLFGECPQWIHDEANRRQYDLYLLLDVDVPWVDDRQRFLPHLREEFRDRCIQALESRGRRFVVIRGSWEERFELSVAAVDGILAA, translated from the coding sequence ATGGAAAAAGGCTTGCAAAAAACAGGTACTGGGATGATACTGGGTAAGTTTATGCCTCCTCATTTAGGACACCAGTATCTCGTTGATTTTGCCCGAAACTACGTTGACCGCCTGACAGTTCTTGTCTGTTCTATTCAATCTGAACCAATTCCCGGAGACCTTCGCTACTGTTGGATGCGAGAAATGTTTCCGAACGTGGAGGTCGTGCATGTAACTGATGAAAATCCCCAAGAACCAAAGGAGCATCCTAATTTTTGGCAAATCTGGTACGACACCATTCGCAACGTACTACCCACCGGACCGGATTATGTCTTTGCTTCAGAAGATTACGGCTGGAAACTGGCAGAAATTCTTGGGGCGACTTACATACCCGTAGACCATCCGCGCAGCACGGTCAATATCTCTGGAACTAAAGTTCGACAAGATCCGCTCCGTTATTGGAATTACATCCCACCCTGCGTTCGCCCGTATTTCGTTCGCCGCATCTGCATTTTTGGTCCCGAATCTACAGGTAAATCGACTTTAGCGCAAAACTTAGCTTCTCACTACAATACTGTTTGCGTCAGCGAGTATGCTCGTGGATTGCTTGATTTTAAGGGAGGCTGGTGCGATTTTGAGGATATTCCCAAAATTGCCAGAGGTCAAATGGCTTCAGAAGATGCTTTAGCCCGACAAGCAAATGGTCTTCTTGTTTGCGATACAGATTTGATAACTACAACTATTTGGAGTGATGTTTTGTTTGGGGAGTGTCCTCAGTGGATTCATGATGAGGCAAATCGGAGACAGTACGATCTCTATTTGTTGTTGGATGTTGATGTTCCTTGGGTTGACGATCGCCAAAGGTTTTTACCTCACCTTAGAGAAGAGTTTCGCGATCGCTGTATTCAAGCGTTAGAATCTAGGGGCAGGCGTTTTGTTGTCATTAGAGGGAGTTGGGAAGAACGCTTTGAATTAAGTGTTGCTGCTGTGGATGGGATATTAGCAGCTTGA
- a CDS encoding patatin-like phospholipase family protein: MSVEAYAILDGGGVRGAALVGCLKAAAEQGIKFIGYGGTSAGSIVALLANVGYSPEEIRKIMVEEINFHDFLDDAEIKVKRFKELPQNLSKSISKDLVLLRNLDLINELRNNFGFCNGSKLNYFLLRKIQNSPKVENSESSLKEKLKNATDITFQNLKELGCFPLKIVASDVKNHQAVIYPQGSGEEALNYSAIKAVRASVSYPFVFTPIADDDRVLVDGGLSSNLPVFLFQEEQRKNSKPVIAFDLYNQENSKSLQTQQKYEFGQFCADILSTIINSSDDLLRSVTDKVYHVRVPLPANIKTLDFSIDVELRENLFYRGYGATASFLALNLPQWQKATNTIEQLQALHAPPYLVKPTLKTIVREIEETTNLRNCRSYILLPKEENRFAIAYQYNMDEDPDVDWQINVDNKGAWGESWRERKFFLLDANNLKQEPSVWNMTKPQVNKIPKDRKTIATVPIFHWKTITENREEDLENFLPLEPINYQKIIDSYDLIGILALDTVTDIQEVLNSQDMLTQIYQTMMVGASILSGTLK; encoded by the coding sequence ATGTCTGTGGAAGCTTACGCTATTTTAGATGGTGGTGGAGTCAGGGGTGCTGCATTAGTCGGATGTTTAAAAGCAGCAGCAGAACAGGGTATAAAGTTTATAGGTTACGGCGGAACATCAGCGGGAAGTATAGTCGCTTTACTGGCAAATGTGGGCTACTCCCCAGAAGAAATTAGAAAAATTATGGTAGAGGAAATTAATTTTCATGACTTTTTAGATGATGCGGAAATAAAAGTAAAGCGTTTTAAAGAACTTCCACAAAATCTTTCTAAAAGTATTTCTAAGGATTTAGTTTTATTGAGAAATTTAGATTTAATTAATGAACTCAGAAACAATTTTGGTTTTTGTAATGGTAGCAAACTAAATTATTTTCTTTTAAGAAAGATCCAAAACAGTCCAAAAGTAGAGAATAGCGAATCTTCTTTGAAAGAAAAACTCAAAAATGCAACAGATATTACTTTTCAAAATCTTAAAGAACTGGGATGTTTTCCTCTAAAAATAGTAGCTTCAGATGTGAAAAATCACCAAGCGGTTATCTATCCTCAAGGATCGGGGGAGGAAGCCTTAAATTATTCTGCAATCAAAGCTGTTAGAGCATCTGTGAGCTATCCCTTTGTTTTTACTCCAATCGCAGACGACGATCGCGTTTTGGTAGATGGAGGTTTGAGTAGTAATTTGCCAGTCTTTCTCTTTCAAGAGGAGCAAAGGAAAAATTCCAAGCCAGTTATTGCCTTTGATTTATACAATCAAGAAAATTCAAAATCCCTTCAGACCCAGCAGAAATATGAATTTGGTCAGTTTTGCGCTGACATATTATCGACTATAATAAATTCAAGCGACGATTTACTGAGGTCTGTTACAGACAAAGTTTACCATGTTCGCGTTCCCTTACCAGCTAACATCAAAACTCTTGATTTTTCTATCGATGTAGAATTAAGAGAAAATCTTTTTTATAGAGGGTATGGTGCAACAGCTAGTTTTCTAGCGTTAAATTTACCTCAATGGCAAAAAGCAACAAATACTATCGAGCAGTTGCAAGCTTTACACGCTCCGCCTTATTTGGTTAAACCGACTCTCAAGACAATTGTGAGAGAAATAGAAGAAACCACAAATCTCAGGAATTGCCGTTCGTATATCCTACTACCAAAAGAGGAAAATAGATTTGCGATCGCATATCAATACAATATGGATGAAGATCCAGATGTAGATTGGCAAATAAACGTGGATAACAAAGGTGCTTGGGGAGAATCGTGGAGAGAGCGAAAGTTTTTTTTACTCGATGCTAACAACTTAAAGCAAGAACCTTCTGTATGGAACATGACAAAACCTCAAGTCAACAAAATTCCAAAAGATAGAAAAACGATAGCAACCGTACCGATATTCCATTGGAAAACAATTACAGAAAATAGAGAAGAAGACTTGGAAAATTTTCTTCCATTAGAACCTATCAATTATCAGAAAATTATTGATAGTTACGATCTCATCGGAATTCTGGCTCTTGATACCGTTACAGACATCCAGGAAGTTCTCAATTCACAAGATATGCTAACTCAGATTTATCAAACTATGATGGTGGGAGCGAGTATACTCTCAGGAACGTTAAAGTAG
- the pnuC gene encoding nicotinamide riboside transporter PnuC, which produces MNSIEIVAAILGLVSVWLTVKENIWCWPAGIVMVFLYIFIFYEARLYSDAILQVIYVFLQIYGWYVWLHGGQDRGELRVSRIKQVQAIIWSGVAIAGTFSLGFVMHRYTNAALPYPDAAITVMSLIAQWLMAKKILECWLIWIAVDILAVGVYAAKELYPTTGLYAVFLVLAVLGYLTWKKACKKQVLG; this is translated from the coding sequence ATGAATTCTATTGAAATTGTTGCTGCTATCCTAGGTTTAGTGAGCGTTTGGCTAACTGTTAAAGAAAATATCTGGTGCTGGCCTGCGGGTATAGTGATGGTGTTTTTATACATCTTTATTTTTTATGAAGCCCGTTTGTATTCAGATGCCATCTTGCAAGTTATTTATGTTTTTCTACAAATCTACGGCTGGTATGTGTGGTTGCATGGCGGTCAGGATCGTGGCGAACTTCGGGTCAGCCGCATCAAACAGGTACAGGCAATAATTTGGAGTGGAGTTGCGATCGCCGGTACGTTCTCTCTTGGTTTTGTCATGCATCGTTATACAAATGCTGCTTTACCTTATCCAGATGCAGCTATTACTGTGATGAGTCTGATTGCTCAGTGGTTGATGGCAAAGAAAATTTTGGAGTGCTGGCTGATTTGGATTGCAGTGGATATATTAGCAGTTGGCGTCTACGCAGCTAAGGAACTCTATCCAACAACAGGGCTTTATGCTGTGTTTCTCGTTTTGGCGGTACTGGGGTATTTGACATGGAAAAAGGCTTGCAAAAAACAGGTACTGGGATGA
- a CDS encoding DUF7219 family protein, whose translation MLEHADKDNFLYQKRTYRGQFHPSALLFNANLQEFATRVSYISNLQTLGKLSPEESYEQIEALWNQLKSSYAALGLDSTTLN comes from the coding sequence ATGTTAGAACACGCAGACAAGGATAATTTTCTGTATCAGAAACGAACATATCGCGGTCAGTTTCATCCCTCAGCGTTATTATTCAACGCCAACTTACAAGAATTTGCAACAAGAGTCAGTTATATCTCCAACCTACAAACTCTTGGAAAGCTTTCTCCAGAAGAATCTTACGAGCAAATTGAAGCTCTCTGGAATCAATTAAAAAGCAGTTATGCAGCACTGGGTTTGGATTCAACAACACTGAATTAG